In Brevibacillus brevis, a genomic segment contains:
- a CDS encoding restriction endonuclease subunit S: MKEGDELIESFWNTCLLHDITTRDQLLREAIRVKRTQQLLKLQQLAETELITEPEKLFLWMKERALDRELGHFPGDRDLFYKLYHAGKDMDLLEYAMLTIQQDRVTGSIVVHPGIVEKFVDQCERRGCKNILLAEAEKYIKGLVETKCYHRPWTITLLTENYIVGRLFKTYFESYSNIRIVQGSIYQPLPAEIQFDAILAMPNFGMKMNDDEVAVRESEGAAASYLLPLLQDGGRLSVTLPARMLFQSGAIASWRKQMNDQAPVQTIYSLPDGLFRPYTSIKTYQVDFGKAPVEEVILGRLHMEKSKLVAEREIAIHPDRFRELDHWRIELLLDEDQDTLRSFQQAATPKVKLRDVAEIFRGKSILKQDLKPGNIKVLNISNLDDGEVLLDQLETIDEEERKVKRYEILPGDLVMTCRGTVNKLAVFPEAQGMVIASSNMIVIRFKSAIKSHFAKIFLESPVGTALIQSFQRGTTVMNLNPADVAELELPLVPEDIQQELIQQYIREKERYKEVVREAANRWEQVKNQLYEQLY; encoded by the coding sequence GTGAAAGAAGGTGATGAATTGATTGAATCGTTCTGGAATACTTGTTTGCTTCATGATATCACAACCCGTGATCAGCTGCTGCGCGAAGCCATTCGAGTGAAGCGGACACAACAACTACTGAAACTACAACAGTTGGCCGAAACGGAGCTAATTACGGAACCCGAGAAGCTGTTTCTGTGGATGAAGGAACGCGCTTTAGACAGGGAATTAGGCCATTTCCCCGGCGATCGGGATTTATTTTATAAATTATACCATGCAGGCAAGGACATGGACTTGTTGGAATACGCCATGCTCACCATCCAACAAGATCGGGTTACAGGGAGCATTGTCGTCCATCCTGGAATCGTCGAAAAGTTTGTCGATCAGTGTGAGCGGCGTGGTTGCAAGAACATTCTGCTTGCAGAAGCTGAAAAGTATATCAAAGGACTTGTCGAGACGAAATGTTACCATCGCCCATGGACAATCACATTGTTAACGGAAAACTACATCGTAGGCAGGTTGTTCAAAACGTATTTCGAGTCCTACTCCAATATCCGCATCGTTCAAGGGTCCATTTATCAGCCGCTACCTGCAGAAATTCAATTCGACGCGATCCTGGCGATGCCGAATTTCGGTATGAAAATGAACGATGACGAGGTTGCGGTTCGGGAATCCGAGGGCGCGGCGGCCAGCTATCTGCTTCCACTCTTGCAAGATGGCGGGAGATTAAGCGTGACCTTGCCCGCGCGGATGCTGTTTCAATCCGGCGCGATCGCCAGCTGGCGGAAGCAAATGAATGATCAGGCGCCGGTGCAAACGATCTATTCGCTTCCGGACGGCTTGTTTCGTCCCTACACTTCCATCAAGACCTATCAGGTTGACTTTGGAAAAGCGCCTGTGGAAGAGGTGATCCTCGGGCGGCTCCATATGGAGAAGTCAAAGCTTGTGGCGGAACGGGAGATTGCCATCCATCCAGACCGGTTCCGAGAGCTGGATCATTGGCGAATCGAACTGCTGCTGGATGAAGATCAGGATACACTTCGTTCGTTCCAGCAGGCGGCGACCCCGAAAGTGAAGTTGCGCGATGTGGCAGAAATTTTTCGGGGAAAATCGATTCTTAAGCAGGATCTAAAGCCCGGGAACATTAAGGTGCTGAATATATCCAATCTGGATGACGGCGAAGTGCTATTGGATCAACTTGAAACGATTGACGAGGAAGAGAGGAAAGTGAAACGTTACGAGATTCTCCCGGGTGACCTGGTCATGACGTGTCGCGGCACCGTGAACAAGCTGGCTGTATTTCCGGAGGCTCAAGGGATGGTCATCGCCTCCTCGAATATGATCGTGATCCGATTCAAGTCGGCCATCAAGAGCCATTTTGCCAAAATATTTCTGGAAAGCCCGGTCGGGACAGCTCTTATTCAAAGCTTCCAGCGGGGAACAACCGTGATGAATTTGAATCCAGCGGATGTGGCGGAATTGGAATTGCCTTTGGTACCGGAAGATATACAGCAAGAATTAATACAGCAATATATCCGGGAGAAAGAACGATATAAAGAGGTCGTTCGGGAAGCGGCTAACCGTTGGGAACAAGTGAAGAACCAGTTATATGAGCAACTCTACTGA
- a CDS encoding class I SAM-dependent DNA methyltransferase — MATANIGFEEKLWSMADKLRGSMDAAEYKHVALGLLFLKYVSDAFEEKYEALKNEPYADPEDRDEYVAANIFWVPKEARWSYIKDNAKKPEIGQLIDNAMIAIEKENPTLKGVLPKDYARPALDKTRLGEVIDLFSFKVGDEESRSKDVLGRVYEYFLSKFASAEGKNGGEFYTPNSVVRLLVEMIQPFKGRVYDPCCGSGGMFVQSEKFVEEHQGRIGDIAVYGQESNPTTWKLCKMNLAIRGIDGNLGEHHADTFHNDLHKNLKADYILANPPFNISDWGGERLTEDARWTYGVPPAGNANYAWIQHIVNKLAPSGVAGFVLANGSMSTSTTAEFEIRSKLVNADLVDCIVTLPGQLFYSTQIPVCLWFIAKNKAPKGLRDRRGEILFIDARKMGHMVDRTHRELSTEDIRKIADTYHAWRGQAEAGQYEDVKGFCKAVKLAEVQEHEYILTPGRYVGIEDVEEDSEPFEDKMARLTSELAEQFAKSRQLEDEIRKRLGGIGFEF; from the coding sequence ATGGCAACAGCGAACATTGGATTCGAGGAAAAATTATGGAGCATGGCCGATAAGCTGCGTGGCAGCATGGATGCAGCGGAGTATAAGCATGTAGCTCTCGGCCTGCTTTTTCTGAAATATGTGTCTGATGCATTTGAAGAAAAATACGAAGCTTTGAAAAATGAGCCATATGCTGATCCGGAAGACCGGGACGAATATGTTGCTGCAAACATTTTCTGGGTACCGAAGGAAGCGCGCTGGAGCTATATCAAGGATAACGCGAAAAAGCCGGAAATCGGGCAGCTCATTGATAATGCGATGATTGCCATCGAGAAGGAAAATCCAACGCTGAAAGGTGTGCTGCCGAAAGATTACGCCCGCCCGGCGCTCGATAAAACCCGTCTTGGCGAAGTGATCGACCTATTCTCGTTCAAAGTGGGCGATGAAGAAAGCCGTTCGAAGGATGTACTGGGGCGGGTATATGAGTATTTCCTTAGCAAATTCGCAAGCGCGGAAGGCAAGAACGGCGGGGAATTCTATACCCCGAACAGCGTTGTTCGCCTGCTCGTCGAGATGATACAGCCGTTCAAGGGCCGCGTATACGACCCCTGCTGTGGTTCCGGCGGCATGTTCGTTCAGAGCGAGAAGTTTGTAGAGGAGCATCAGGGGCGCATTGGCGATATCGCGGTGTACGGGCAGGAGTCGAATCCGACGACGTGGAAGTTGTGCAAAATGAACCTCGCCATTCGCGGCATCGACGGCAACCTTGGGGAGCATCATGCAGATACGTTCCATAATGATTTACATAAAAATCTGAAGGCCGATTACATCTTGGCGAATCCGCCATTCAATATCAGCGATTGGGGCGGCGAGCGGCTGACAGAGGATGCCCGCTGGACATATGGAGTGCCTCCCGCTGGGAACGCTAACTACGCCTGGATTCAGCACATTGTGAACAAGCTTGCGCCCAGCGGTGTTGCAGGTTTCGTACTGGCGAATGGTTCCATGTCGACGAGCACGACGGCGGAGTTTGAGATTCGCAGCAAGCTGGTTAACGCCGATCTGGTCGATTGCATCGTCACCTTGCCGGGGCAGTTGTTTTACTCCACACAGATTCCGGTATGTCTCTGGTTCATTGCTAAAAATAAAGCGCCAAAGGGCCTTCGGGACCGCCGCGGTGAAATCCTGTTTATTGATGCCCGCAAAATGGGCCATATGGTGGATCGCACACATCGCGAACTCAGTACGGAGGATATCCGGAAGATCGCCGATACATACCACGCATGGCGCGGTCAGGCGGAAGCTGGACAGTATGAGGATGTGAAGGGCTTCTGCAAAGCAGTGAAACTTGCGGAAGTGCAGGAGCACGAGTATATTTTGACGCCGGGGCGTTATGTCGGGATTGAAGATGTGGAGGAAGACAGCGAACCGTTCGAGGATAAAATGGCACGGCTGACTTCGGAGCTAGCGGAACAGTTCGCCAAGTCCCGGCAACTGGAAGACGAAATTCGCAAGCGGCTTGGGGGGATTGGGTTTGAGTTTTGA
- a CDS encoding restriction endonuclease subunit S, whose translation MSFETGWRKCTWGDISTLEYGKALRDYKDKTSGYPVYGTNGLIGYTEKYLSDKPGVIIGRKGAYRGVHYSNRPFFVIDTAYYLSPKIPQLNLRWAYYSLRNIDINSMDSGSAIPSTSRSDFYSIEVDLPDIYEQQEIANLLSVLDDKIELNNAINKNLEEMAQALFNSWFVDFEFPNENGEPYKSSGGEFEESELGLIPKGWKQGTISELGEVAGGATPSKKNEDFYTVRGIPWITPKDLSKTNNKYISRGEIDITQKGFSNSSVKLLPKGTVLFSSRAPIGYIAIAKNEVTTNQGFKSVIPFKHVGSEFVYYLLKSNVETIECRASGSTFKEISGTEMKRVPVLIPTENVLAKFNEIVEPIGRLTQKCEEENEDLTQIRDTLLPKLMSGEIRVPVEQDHNHPDLPKVAESSAIYQP comes from the coding sequence TTGAGTTTTGAAACTGGATGGAGAAAGTGTACTTGGGGAGATATTTCTACACTTGAATATGGGAAAGCCCTTAGGGATTATAAAGATAAAACAAGTGGATATCCGGTTTATGGTACTAATGGTTTAATAGGATATACTGAAAAATATCTTTCAGATAAGCCAGGGGTAATAATTGGGCGAAAAGGTGCATACCGAGGAGTTCACTATTCCAATAGACCTTTTTTTGTTATCGATACCGCCTATTACTTATCACCCAAAATTCCCCAACTAAATTTAAGATGGGCATACTATAGTTTGCGTAATATAGATATTAATAGCATGGATTCAGGCTCTGCAATTCCTTCCACGAGTAGAAGTGATTTTTACTCAATTGAAGTTGATCTACCAGATATTTATGAACAACAAGAGATAGCAAATTTGCTCTCAGTATTAGACGATAAAATCGAACTCAACAACGCAATCAACAAAAACCTTGAAGAAATGGCCCAAGCCCTTTTTAATAGCTGGTTTGTGGACTTCGAGTTTCCAAATGAAAACGGAGAACCGTATAAATCCAGTGGCGGCGAGTTTGAGGAAAGTGAATTGGGGCTCATTCCGAAGGGGTGGAAGCAGGGGACAATTAGTGAACTTGGTGAGGTTGCCGGAGGAGCAACGCCTTCTAAGAAAAACGAAGACTTTTATACCGTTAGAGGCATTCCTTGGATCACTCCTAAAGATCTATCGAAAACTAACAACAAATATATCTCGCGCGGCGAAATAGATATTACACAGAAAGGGTTTAGCAACTCCAGTGTAAAGCTTTTACCGAAAGGGACAGTTTTATTTAGTTCGCGAGCTCCTATTGGTTATATTGCAATAGCTAAAAATGAAGTTACAACAAATCAGGGATTTAAGTCCGTTATTCCATTCAAACATGTTGGTTCAGAATTCGTCTATTATCTCTTGAAGAGTAATGTTGAGACGATTGAATGTCGTGCATCGGGCTCAACCTTTAAGGAGATATCCGGGACAGAAATGAAGCGAGTGCCTGTTCTTATCCCTACAGAAAATGTCCTTGCGAAGTTTAATGAGATCGTTGAACCGATAGGGAGATTAACACAAAAGTGTGAAGAAGAAAATGAAGATTTAACCCAAATCCGCGACACCCTTCTCCCCAAACTGATGTCGGGCGAGATCCGTGTCCCTGTGGAGCAGGATCATAATCATCCCGATCTGCCAAAGGTTGCGGAGAGCAGCGCAATCTATCAGCCCTAA
- a CDS encoding type I restriction endonuclease subunit R produces the protein MAYYTTSYTESDLEQAALEWFEELNYEKAYGPDISPEGEYPERQFYHDVILKDRLREALIRINKHVPREAIEEAIRIVEVPRSPSLLINNRAFQKMITDGIDVQYQAANGEYPTEKIWLFDTDPDGIDNNDFLVVNQFTIVENQGEKRPDIVVFVNGLPIAVFELKSASNEEVGISDAYNQVQTYKGAIPSLFTYNSFLVISDGVNARVGTLTANEDRFMMWRTIDGDDVAPSSLPQLEVLVKGMFEKSRLLDIIKHFVLFQTDGEHLFKILAGYHQYHATNKAIASTERATMDDGDRKIGVIWHTQGSGKSLSMVFYAGKLVLTLNNPTIVVVTDRNDLDDQLFSTFSKSKDLLRQTPQQAENRTHLRQLLSVESGGIIFTTVHKFTPDENEDKYPVLTERRNVIVIADEAHRSQYGFQADMVAGDDEAAIKYGYAKYMRDALPNASYIGFTGTPVELTDKNTPAVFGDYIDIYDMTRAVEDGTTVRIYYESRIARLELSEAERPVIDSEYEEITEYQEYTQRERLKSRWARLEALAGTEKRVKKVAQDVVEHFEQRQKAGFGKAMIVVMSRRIAIDMYKAIVALRPDWHSDDDNEGKIKIVMTGSSSDPEEWQPFIGNKRRREHLAKRMKDVNDPLQIVIVRDMWLTGFDVPSMNTMYIDKPMKGHNLMQAIARVNRVFRDKPGGLIVDYIGIADLLKSALQQYTENDRKTAGIDTDQAVDFMLERLQLIRELLHRYDYSKFASEKASERMKTIVETVDYVLGLGEDSKRNFLNWTTELARAFSLCATTPAAEEVNVEISFFKAVKSGIIKLITDENRKKTTKELDAELNQLISKSVVSDEVVDILEAVGLQKPNIAILSDEFLEHVRGLKQKNLAVELLRRLLQGKVKAVSRTSIVQSKKFSKMLEEAIRKYNNRTIETTQVIEELIQMAKEMNAAVKRGEDLGLIKEELAFYDALASNESAKELMGDLMLKQIAHELTQAIKSNIKVDWTLRENVRAQMRITVKRLLKKYGYPPDLEKMAIDLVLQQAELMAQAETEEFKY, from the coding sequence ATGGCCTACTATACGACGTCCTATACCGAAAGCGACCTGGAGCAGGCCGCACTGGAGTGGTTCGAAGAACTGAACTACGAGAAAGCATACGGCCCGGATATTTCTCCGGAAGGCGAGTATCCCGAACGACAGTTTTACCATGACGTCATCCTGAAAGATCGGCTGCGCGAGGCTCTCATTCGCATCAACAAACATGTGCCGCGCGAAGCGATTGAGGAAGCGATCCGGATCGTTGAAGTGCCGCGCAGTCCCAGTTTGCTGATCAACAACCGGGCGTTCCAGAAGATGATCACTGACGGAATCGACGTGCAGTATCAAGCCGCCAATGGCGAATATCCGACAGAGAAAATATGGCTGTTCGACACCGATCCGGACGGGATCGACAACAACGACTTTCTGGTCGTCAACCAGTTTACCATCGTTGAAAATCAGGGAGAGAAGCGCCCGGATATCGTCGTGTTCGTAAATGGATTGCCGATCGCCGTATTTGAATTGAAAAGCGCCTCCAACGAAGAAGTCGGGATCAGCGATGCCTATAATCAAGTGCAGACGTACAAAGGCGCGATACCGTCCCTGTTCACCTACAACTCGTTCCTGGTCATCAGTGACGGTGTGAATGCGCGGGTTGGCACGCTGACCGCCAATGAAGACCGCTTTATGATGTGGCGCACGATCGACGGCGATGACGTGGCGCCCTCCTCCCTGCCCCAGCTTGAAGTGCTTGTAAAAGGAATGTTCGAGAAAAGCCGACTGCTTGATATTATCAAGCATTTCGTGCTGTTTCAGACCGATGGGGAGCATCTGTTCAAAATATTGGCGGGATACCACCAATACCACGCCACCAACAAGGCGATTGCAAGTACGGAAAGAGCGACGATGGATGATGGGGACCGCAAAATCGGCGTCATCTGGCATACGCAAGGCTCCGGTAAAAGCTTGTCCATGGTTTTCTACGCGGGAAAACTTGTTCTGACGCTGAACAACCCGACGATCGTCGTGGTGACGGACCGGAACGATCTGGACGATCAGTTGTTCAGCACGTTCAGCAAGTCGAAGGACTTGCTCAGGCAAACGCCTCAGCAAGCGGAAAATCGGACTCATTTGCGACAACTTTTGTCGGTGGAGTCGGGCGGGATCATTTTCACAACGGTTCACAAGTTCACCCCCGATGAAAATGAAGACAAATATCCTGTACTTACGGAACGCCGCAATGTGATTGTGATTGCGGACGAGGCGCATCGCAGCCAGTACGGGTTTCAGGCGGATATGGTCGCCGGGGACGACGAAGCGGCCATTAAGTATGGCTATGCCAAATATATGCGCGATGCGTTGCCGAACGCTTCTTATATTGGCTTTACCGGAACGCCGGTCGAATTGACAGACAAAAATACGCCCGCCGTTTTCGGTGACTACATCGATATTTACGATATGACCCGGGCTGTAGAAGATGGAACGACGGTCAGAATTTATTATGAAAGCCGCATTGCCCGCCTGGAGTTATCGGAGGCGGAGCGCCCAGTCATCGACAGCGAGTATGAGGAAATTACGGAATATCAGGAATATACGCAGCGGGAGCGTTTGAAGTCGCGTTGGGCTCGGCTAGAAGCGTTGGCCGGTACGGAGAAGCGGGTCAAGAAAGTCGCGCAAGATGTCGTCGAACATTTCGAGCAACGGCAGAAAGCCGGCTTCGGCAAAGCGATGATTGTTGTGATGTCGCGGCGGATTGCCATCGATATGTACAAAGCGATTGTGGCGCTCCGACCGGATTGGCATAGCGACGACGACAATGAAGGCAAGATCAAGATCGTCATGACCGGAAGTTCCAGCGATCCGGAGGAATGGCAACCGTTTATCGGCAACAAGCGGCGACGTGAACATCTCGCGAAGCGGATGAAAGATGTGAACGATCCGCTTCAGATCGTCATTGTCCGTGATATGTGGCTGACCGGTTTTGACGTGCCGAGCATGAATACCATGTACATTGACAAGCCGATGAAAGGTCATAATCTGATGCAGGCGATCGCCCGCGTGAATCGGGTATTCCGTGACAAGCCGGGTGGTTTGATCGTCGACTATATCGGAATTGCGGATTTACTGAAATCGGCGCTACAACAATATACGGAAAATGACCGCAAAACCGCTGGTATCGATACAGACCAAGCCGTTGATTTTATGCTGGAAAGGCTGCAGCTCATCCGCGAATTGCTCCATAGGTATGACTATAGCAAATTTGCTTCCGAGAAAGCATCCGAACGGATGAAGACCATTGTTGAGACGGTCGATTACGTACTTGGATTAGGTGAAGATAGCAAACGGAACTTCCTAAATTGGACGACGGAATTAGCGAGAGCCTTCTCGCTTTGCGCGACGACTCCCGCCGCTGAGGAAGTTAATGTCGAAATTAGTTTCTTCAAAGCGGTAAAATCCGGTATTATTAAGTTGATAACTGATGAGAACAGGAAGAAAACGACGAAAGAACTCGACGCTGAGTTGAATCAGCTCATTTCGAAATCGGTCGTATCCGATGAAGTTGTCGATATTCTGGAAGCTGTTGGTTTGCAGAAACCGAACATCGCGATACTTTCGGATGAGTTCCTGGAACATGTGCGCGGGTTGAAGCAGAAGAATCTGGCTGTGGAACTTCTTCGCAGGTTGCTTCAGGGTAAAGTGAAGGCCGTTTCCCGGACCAGTATTGTGCAGTCGAAGAAATTTTCCAAGATGCTGGAGGAAGCCATTCGGAAATACAACAATCGTACCATCGAAACGACACAGGTTATTGAAGAACTGATCCAGATGGCTAAAGAAATGAACGCTGCCGTTAAGCGCGGCGAAGATCTCGGTCTGATCAAGGAAGAGCTGGCTTTCTATGATGCGCTCGCTTCGAATGAATCGGCCAAGGAACTGATGGGCGATCTCATGTTGAAGCAGATTGCACATGAGCTGACCCAAGCGATCAAGAGCAACATCAAGGTCGACTGGACACTTCGTGAGAATGTACGGGCTCAGATGCGGATTACGGTTAAGCGGCTGTTGAAGAAATACGGTTACCCGCCGGATCTGGAGAAAATGGCAATTGATTTGGTGCTTCAGCAGGCGGAATTAATGGCGCAGGCGGAGACGGAAGAATTTAAATATTAA
- a CDS encoding SLATT domain-containing protein — MINNPIDLVKELKRKAEQNRQMHFSMCRKANRLNKTLHALALIGSSATAILTFSEYKTFLPWFPDLSDSEYKLTIGVFAGLVFILTILEEYFRFGEKAVSHESIGKQLTLFIRKASIIEDYEVITGDDIDKLTSEYNSIHENAPIIPDRIFLKEKQRLRIKIGISKQLEVTPHMSIWFYRLRMKIKQFSALESRSEDNGREEPNQ; from the coding sequence GTGATTAATAACCCAATTGATCTAGTAAAGGAACTTAAAAGAAAAGCTGAACAAAACAGACAAATGCATTTTAGCATGTGTAGGAAAGCTAATCGGTTAAATAAAACATTACATGCTTTAGCATTAATAGGTTCTTCAGCAACAGCGATATTAACCTTCTCTGAGTATAAAACATTCCTTCCATGGTTTCCGGATCTTTCAGATAGTGAATATAAACTTACGATTGGTGTTTTTGCAGGACTTGTATTTATTTTAACAATCCTAGAAGAATACTTCCGGTTCGGGGAAAAGGCAGTTTCTCACGAATCGATTGGAAAACAACTGACTTTATTTATTCGTAAAGCCAGCATAATTGAAGATTACGAAGTTATAACAGGCGATGATATTGATAAATTAACAAGTGAATATAATAGCATTCATGAAAATGCTCCAATCATTCCAGATCGTATATTCTTGAAGGAAAAACAACGTCTTAGAATCAAAATTGGGATTAGCAAACAACTTGAAGTAACACCGCACATGAGCATATGGTTTTATAGATTGAGAATGAAAATTAAACAATTTAGTGCGCTGGAAAGTAGGAGTGAAGATAATGGTCGAGAAGAGCCAAACCAATAA
- a CDS encoding 7-cyano-7-deazaguanine synthase — MVEKSQTNKVLILLSGGIDSTSLVHYYLSKGEKIEAIFFDYGQLSCEREYQSAIAISKHYDIQIKRVNLGFTIRDQEGEFYCRNALFVLAACSFLGNSASYISIGVHSGTPYYDSTPAFIRDTQTILDGYFGGVFRITAPFLEFSKEQVYEYALRESVPIHLTYSCEMGQQEPCGSCLSCIDRRMLDEKSPRKD, encoded by the coding sequence ATGGTCGAGAAGAGCCAAACCAATAAAGTGTTGATTTTATTGAGCGGCGGAATTGACTCTACTTCCTTAGTTCATTATTACCTCTCAAAAGGAGAAAAAATAGAAGCAATTTTTTTTGATTACGGCCAACTAAGTTGCGAGCGAGAATATCAGTCAGCTATAGCAATTAGTAAACACTACGACATTCAAATTAAACGAGTAAACTTAGGGTTTACGATTCGTGACCAAGAAGGTGAATTTTATTGTCGTAACGCTCTTTTTGTTTTAGCTGCATGCAGTTTTCTTGGAAATTCCGCATCTTATATCTCAATAGGTGTTCATTCTGGTACACCATACTATGATTCAACACCAGCGTTTATTAGAGATACTCAGACGATACTTGATGGCTATTTCGGTGGCGTATTTAGAATCACAGCACCATTCCTTGAATTCTCAAAAGAACAAGTGTATGAATACGCTCTGCGTGAAAGTGTGCCCATTCACCTAACATATAGCTGTGAAATGGGACAACAAGAGCCATGTGGAAGCTGTCTATCTTGCATTGATAGGAGGATGTTAGATGAAAAATCACCAAGGAAAGATTAG